A genomic region of Dreissena polymorpha isolate Duluth1 chromosome 4, UMN_Dpol_1.0, whole genome shotgun sequence contains the following coding sequences:
- the LOC127877195 gene encoding CD109 antigen-like, producing MYGVFLTVLVSMLCSTYAENTYLALIPGTVRPGNILRIPVHFLSPVSAETVTAELLTYENESLSVATFQISAGPRTKRGVSPDPLGAETVSGMILTVPGANAVPTTRQVIRTAQSTSTAPTRNIVLDLTAPSGITWGSYRLKIKGAGTINFENQTIINGDPRSIAIFVQTDKAAYKPGDTVQFRVFAVDSTLKPAKSTLNIEIFNPKGDKIYELMGEDNLQPNGIQGSLPLSERPALGNYRIQAQVVGLDSASESQNFEVLEYVLPMFEVSVTIPPFGKTTDTHLKGKVQAKYTFGKPVIGNVLLQVRRRYSSGFYDPIAVQSEFKIDGEAQFSVPMAVIERVTRNLEFETLVVFANVTESATGLTEKGEADIHYRKNPYEIEFFPNMPDNFKPGFGAYPVKIRVKERDERPPVAPTEQVKVTATFFTDKPIQGPLPENAVTIPDFSLISPFLLGNTIMTASKTYPLNPDGTVTFDLPFPNNTATFSIKAEFGNENVFKEVSRFRSPNEVFLKIGMGDTSNLKIRDTVSVNFTSNASPSELNYLVLSRGTISAYGTVPFSTGSFQVAISKEMAPSSRLVVYFVNAGGEIVADGLNFIVDDAFENKVTVQFDQTNVQPKTPVNLKVTADVGSLVNVLAVDKSVLLFRQGNDITPQSVKDKLSMFGETPFPTRGWGIIRPWPFAADDAYDVFRTARLEVLTDADLHQFNLWAVPRPEFKQAVGFGGGMSRMAMSADMAGGSGGGQQGPQGQVRTEFPETWLWKSGIVTNGEVTFPANAPDTVTDFVANAYAIHPVSGLGVAPVTSNLTVFLPFFVNLQLPYSVIRGELAVIQANVFNYRNTGAKEYASVRLKFSPEYDIVSVDSAGVETIITDDYVKCIDAKQGGVTPVFFNIRPKAVGVSEISVRATIPPPVNIFDEVVRQLTVKAEGEEKQTNQAVLISMQRPGSQTESRTIKFPTAGLVPDSQKITVSVVGDLFGPSLKNIDDLIKIPDGTGEQNVLNFAPAVFAALYMQRTGRFASNIDLQNNIRIALLKGYQRQLIYQRGDGSFSNFGDADDSGSLWLTSFIVRVLSQVDQLNIVNIDPQVIDRASALHP from the exons ATGTACGGTGTTTTTCTAACCGTGCTGGTGTCGATGCTGTGTTCGACATACGCAGAAAA TACCTACTTGGCACTTATTCCCGGCACGGTTCGGCCGGGCAACATTCTGCGCATACCAGTTCACTTCCTGTCTCCAGTGTCTGCCGAGACCGTCACAGCTGAGCTGCTCACGTATGAAAACGAATCGCTGTCCGTCGCTACTTTCC AGATCTCAGCTGGGCCGAGAACAAAGCGTGGGGTGTCACCTGATCCACTGGGTGCAGAAACGGTTAGTGGAATGATCCTTACGGTGCCAGGAGCGAATGCAGTCCCAACTACAAGACAGGTCATCCGGACAGCACAGTCAA CCTCTACAGCTCCGACACGAAACATAGTCCTGGATCTTACA GCACCCAGTGGCATCACATGGGGCAGTTACAGATTGAAAATCAAAGGCGCAGGAACAATCAATTTCGAGAACCAGACGATAATTAACGGAGACCCAAGATCCATCGCAATTTTTGTACAAACGGACAAGGCAGCTTATAAGCCTGGGGATACAG TCCAGTTCCGCGTGTTTGCAGTTGACAGTACACTTAAACCAGCGAAGAGTACTTTAAATATCGAGATATTT AATCCTAAAGGAGATAAAATATATGAGCTGATGGGAGAAGACAATTTACAACCAAATGGAATACAAGGCAGTCTGCCTTTGTCAGAAAGGCCGGCTTTGGGCAACTATAGGATACAGGCGCAAGTTGTG GGATTGGACAGTGCTTCCGAAAGTCAAAACTTCGAAGTTTTAGAATATG TGCTACCGATGTTTGAAGTCAGTGTTACAATTCCACCGTTTGGAAAGACAACTGACACGCACCTAAAGGGGAAGGTCCAAGCAAA GTATACGTTTGGCAAACCGGTCATTGGCAATGTCCTTTTGCAAGTTAGAAGAAGGTACAGTTCAGGATTTTATGACCCCATAGCTGTCCAGTCAGAGTTTAAG ATTGACGGTGAGGCCCAGTTCAGCGTTCCCATGGCGGTAATCGAGAGGGTTACACGCAATCTAGAGTTTGAGACGCTGGTAGTGTTTGCGAACGTCACTGAGTCCGCTACGGGCCTTACGGAGAAGGGCGAAGCAGATATTCACTATCGCAAGAATCCTTATGAGATCGAGTTCTTTCCCAACATGCCAGACAACTTTAAACCAGGTTTTGGTGCTTATCCAGTGAAG ATACGAGTGAAAGAACGCGATGAACGACCTCCCGTTGCGCCGACAGagcaggtcaaggtcacagcaaCATTCTTCACGGACAAGCCTATCCAAGGACCGCTTCCTGAGAATGCCGTAACAATACCGGACTTTAGCTTGATATCGCCtttccttctgggaaataccatCATGACAGCCTCTAAGACATACCCACTGAACCCAGATGGAACTGTGACTTTCGATCTACCGTTCCCCAATAACACTGCTACATTTTCAATCAAG GCGGAGTTTGGTAACGAAAACGTGTTCAAAGAGGTCAGCCGGTTCCGTTCTCCAAATGAGGTGTTCCTGAAGATAGGCATGGGTGACACGTCCAATCTGAAG ATTCGAGACACGGTGTCAGTTAACTTCACCAGTAACGCATCACCATCAGAACTCAACTACCTG GTTTTATCTAGAGGGACAATTTCGGCATACGGAACGGTTCCTTTCTCGACTGGTTCTTTCCAAGTGGCAATAAGCAAGGAGATGGCACCATCCTCAAGACTGGTGGTATATTTCGTCAACGCTGGCGGGGAAATCGTAGCCGATGGGCTGAACTTCATCGTTGATGACGCGTTTGAAAACAAG GTTACCGTCCAGTTCGATCAGACGAACGTTCAGCCCAAGACGCCGGTTAATCTAAAAGTTACCGCTGACGTAGGATCCCTGGTCAACGTATTGGCAGTCGACAAGAGCGTGTTGTTATTTAGGCAAGGCAACGACATCACGCCACAAAGT GTCAAGGATAAACTGTCGATGTTTGGAGAGACGCCATTCCCAACACGAGGGTGGGGCATAATCAGACCGTGGCCATTCGCTGCCGATGACGCTTACGATGTTTTTAGG ACTGCTCGGCTGGAGGTTCTTACAGACGCAGACTTGCACCAATTCAACTTGTGGGCAG TTCCACGCCCCGAATTCAAACAAGCTGTAGGTTTCGGGGGAGGAATGTCCCGAATGGCAATGTCGGCTGATATGGCAGGAGGATCAGGCGGGGGCCAACAGGGCCCACAGGGCCAGGTGAGGACAGAGTTCCCTGAAACGTGGCTGTGGAAGTCTGGGATAGTGAC cAACGGTGAAGTAACTTTCCCGGCCAATGCCCCTGACACGGTTACAGACTTTGTAGCGAACGCTTACGCCATCCACCCTGTGTCAGGACTCGGTGTTGCCCCAGTTACATCAAAT CTGACGGTGTTCTTGCCGTTCTTCGTGAATCTTCAACTTCCATATTCAGTCATCCGTGGAGAGTTGGCTGTGATCCAAGCTAACGTGTTCAACTATCGGAACACCGGCGCAAAGGAATAT GCTTCCGTACGCCTAAAATTCTCGCCTGAATACGATATTGTCTCTGTCGACAGCGCTGGGGTTGAAACGATCATTACAGATGATTATGTGAAATGCATCGAT GCGAAACAAGGTGGCGTCACTCCTGTGTTTTTCAACATTCGACCAAAGGCCGTCGGAGTTTCAGAGATAAGTGTTCGGGCTACAATTCCTCCTCCCGTGAACATCTTTGATGAAGTGGTTCGGCAACTCACTGTCAAG GCTGAAGGCGAGGAGAAGCAAACGAACCAGGCCGTGTTGATCAGCATGCAGAGGCCCGGCTCACAGACCGAATCTAGAACCATAAAGTTCCCCACCGCTGGACTGGTCCCAGATTCTCAGAAAATAACCGTTTCTGTCGTCG GTGATTTGTTTGGGCCCTCTCTTAAAAACATCGACGACCTTATCAAAATCCCGGACGGAACAGGTGAACAGAATGTGCTCAACTTCGCTCCGGCGGTGTTTGCGGCGCTTTACATGCAGAGAACCGGTCGCTTTGCCAGTAACATAGATCTTCAAAACAACATCCGCATAGCGTTGCTGAAAG GGTATCAGCGACAGCTTATCTATCAGCGAGGGGACGGTTCATTTAGCAATTTTGGAGACGCTGATGACAGCGGAAGTCTGTG GCTCACGTCATTCATAGTGCGGGTCCTCTCCCAAGTAGATCAGCTAAACATCGTCAACATCGATCCCCAGGTGATCGACCGAGCCAGTGCGCTACATCCTTGA
- the LOC127877197 gene encoding CD109 antigen-like produces the protein MTTDYEKAISAYALVRNNVNHADFLLNSLESSGNKTSDRDGTYWKNTGSNSLETETTAYVLLTYSVKNDTVKGLPVLQWLVKQRNAYGGFYSSQDTVVGLQALTEFAKLIYSKVVDLTLAIKSKTGGVEKVESMLTLNSANHDVLQFVEFANKVDEVIVQANGSGLALVDINQFYNVKQDEKPPKYILNVTTLEEQANSYTAKVCAAFNIPNSKSNLAIIDVGVVSGFEPWLDQVAVSGNLKRKEEANGRLILYYDEIPSEEVCVYVPARRISAVSGVKPATVVVYSYYNPNERAMKEYLPSNLQSEGVCTSCPNCCSAANTVPLANCGIMP, from the exons ATGACGACCGACTACGAGAAAGCCATCAGCGCGTACGCTCTCGTCAGAAACAATGTCAACCACGCCGACTTCTTGCTGAATTCACTGGAGTCAAGCGGGAACAAGACCTCTGATA GAGACGGAACGTATTGGAAGAACACAGGCTCCAACTCCTTAGAGACTGAAACCACGGCGTACGTACTCCTCACCTACAGCGTCAAGAACGACACAGTCAAAGGCCTGCCCGTCCTCCAGTGGCTTGTGAAACAACGCAACGCCTACGGAGGATTCTATTCCTCTCAA GACACGGTTGTTGGCCTCCAAGCCTTGACGGAGTTTGCCAAACTCATCTACTCGAAGGTTGTTGACCTGACGTTGGCAATAAAGAGCAAGACAGGCGGAGTAGAGAAAGTGGAATCGATGCTGACTCTAAATTCTGCAAACCACGACGTGCTCCAATTTGTTGAG TTCGCGAACAAGGTTGATGAGGTTATAGTACAAGCAAACGGATCTGGGCTTGCTCTTGTGGAC ATAAACCAGTTCTACAATGTGAAACAAGACGAGAAGCCTCCGAAGTATATCCTCAATGTCACTACATTGGAGGAACAGGCAAACAGCTACACTGCCAAAGTGTGCGCAGC GTTCAATATTCCAAACAGTAAAAGCAACTTAGCAATTATTGACGTAGGAGTTGTTTCCGGCTTTGAGCCTTGGCTTGACCAAGTCGCTGTGTCAGGAAACCTGAAGCGGAAGGAAGAGGCCAATGGGAGACTTATCCTTTACTATGATGAA ATTCCATCTGAAGAGGTGTGTGTATATGTACCTGCTAGGCGTATCTCGGCGGTGTCTGGTGTGAAGCCCGCGACAGTAGTCGTCTATTCGTACTATAACCCCA ACGAGCGGGCAATGAAGGAGTATCTCCCCTCCAACCTGCAAAGTGAAGGAGTGTGCACATCATGTCCGAACTGCTGTTCCGCAGCGAACACTGTTCCTCTAGCG AACTGCGGAATTATGCCATAA